Proteins found in one Nocardia brasiliensis ATCC 700358 genomic segment:
- a CDS encoding SDR family oxidoreductase, which produces MTRFTGRSVIVTGAAQGIGAAYAAALATEGAKVVVADKNAEAGRATAEKITADGGTAVFGQVDVADPESAAALAEFTVAEFGGIDHLVNNAAIYGEMKVNLLLTVPWDYYKTFMSVNMDGALTMTRAVWPHMRKKGGSIVNQSSTAAWMYSSFYGLAKVGVNGLTQQLAFELGGSKIRINAIAPGPIDTAATKAVTPEPIVSEMVKRLPIQRMGTPADLVGACLFLLSDEAGWITGQIFNVDGGQVFRS; this is translated from the coding sequence ATGACCCGATTCACGGGAAGGTCCGTCATCGTCACCGGTGCGGCCCAGGGCATCGGCGCGGCCTATGCCGCGGCGCTCGCCACCGAGGGCGCGAAAGTCGTTGTCGCCGACAAGAATGCCGAGGCGGGCCGGGCCACGGCGGAAAAGATCACCGCCGACGGCGGCACGGCGGTCTTCGGTCAGGTCGATGTGGCCGATCCCGAATCCGCGGCAGCGCTGGCGGAATTCACTGTCGCGGAGTTCGGCGGCATCGACCACCTGGTCAACAACGCGGCGATCTACGGCGAAATGAAGGTCAACCTCCTGCTGACCGTGCCGTGGGACTACTACAAGACCTTCATGAGCGTGAACATGGACGGCGCGCTGACCATGACCAGGGCCGTCTGGCCGCACATGCGCAAGAAGGGCGGATCGATCGTCAACCAATCGTCTACGGCCGCATGGATGTACTCGAGTTTCTACGGGCTGGCCAAGGTCGGCGTCAACGGTCTCACCCAGCAGCTCGCGTTCGAGCTCGGCGGTTCGAAGATCCGGATCAACGCCATCGCCCCCGGACCGATCGACACCGCGGCGACGAAGGCCGTCACGCCGGAGCCGATCGTGTCGGAGATGGTCAAGCGGCTGCCGATCCAGCGCATGGGCACACCGGCCGATCTGGTCGGCGCGTGCCTGTTCCTGCTCTCCGACGAGGCGGGCTGGATCACCGGGCAGATCTTCAATGTCGATGGCGGGCAGGTGTTCCGGTCATGA